The following are encoded together in the Candidatus Paceibacterota bacterium genome:
- the murB gene encoding UDP-N-acetylmuramate dehydrogenase: protein MKKNISIKRYTTFKIGGKAKYFIKLRKKEKIKETVQEIKKKKLPFLIIGGGSNILADDKGYSGVILKIDNRELQVKDSKIFIGAGAPLSLAVGASLKNSLTGLEWASGIPGTVGGAIYGNAAAFGFSVKDCLESVDVFNIKKEKLETVSVSKCQYGNKESLFKKNKDLIIVSAVFKLKKGRKEEIEKKMKELISKRKKSHPNTLPSAGCIFKNYEGKILDKKIIEKFPELEKFNKWGMIPVSYLIEKSNLKGKKVGGVKVSNKHANFIVNTDKGKKKDVLELIKIIKKEVKKIFGIKIEEEVQKL from the coding sequence ATGAAAAAAAATATTTCAATAAAAAGATACACTACTTTTAAAATCGGAGGAAAGGCCAAGTATTTTATAAAACTGAGAAAAAAGGAGAAAATAAAAGAAACAGTACAGGAAATAAAAAAGAAGAAGCTTCCTTTTTTAATTATCGGAGGAGGAAGCAATATCCTTGCAGATGATAAAGGATACAGCGGAGTTATTTTAAAGATAGACAACAGAGAACTGCAAGTAAAAGACAGCAAGATTTTTATCGGAGCCGGAGCGCCTCTTTCTCTTGCGGTTGGTGCTTCTTTAAAAAATTCTTTAACCGGACTTGAATGGGCTTCCGGAATTCCAGGGACAGTCGGCGGAGCCATTTATGGGAATGCCGCCGCTTTTGGATTTTCTGTAAAAGATTGTCTTGAAAGCGTTGATGTTTTTAATATTAAAAAGGAAAAATTAGAAACTGTTTCTGTCTCAAAATGCCAATATGGAAACAAGGAAAGCTTGTTTAAAAAAAACAAAGACCTGATTATTGTTTCAGCCGTTTTTAAATTGAAAAAAGGGAGAAAGGAGGAAATTGAAAAGAAAATGAAAGAGCTTATTTCAAAAAGAAAAAAAAGCCATCCTAACACTTTGCCTTCTGCCGGATGCATATTTAAAAATTACGAAGGAAAAATATTGGATAAAAAAATAATTGAGAAATTTCCCGAGCTTGAAAAATTCAACAAGTGGGGAATGATTCCGGTTTCATATCTGATAGAAAAATCAAATCTTAAAGGGAAAAAAGTCGGAGGAGTAAAAGTGTCAAACAAGCATGCGAACTTTATTGTCAACACCGATAAAGGAAAAAAGAAAGATGTTTTGGAGCTGATTAAGATTATAAAAAAAGAAGTTAAGAAAATTTTCGGCATAAAAATCGAAGAAGAAGTGCAAAAATTGTAA
- the raiA gene encoding ribosome-associated translation inhibitor RaiA, translating into MKITIKPKDIKVTKEIEKHIEEKADSLEKFINLSAGEKERKTLKEIIVEIERETKHHEKGPVFRAKMQMHLPGKFIYAESVSENLNLSINEVKDEIEKEIKKYKTRKISLRRKNERNLKEKIKLASAAKKEGL; encoded by the coding sequence ATGAAAATAACAATTAAGCCAAAAGACATAAAGGTTACAAAAGAAATTGAAAAGCACATTGAAGAAAAAGCAGATTCTCTTGAAAAATTTATCAATCTTTCAGCCGGAGAAAAGGAAAGAAAAACATTAAAAGAAATTATTGTCGAGATTGAAAGAGAAACCAAGCATCATGAGAAAGGTCCTGTCTTCAGGGCTAAAATGCAAATGCACCTCCCCGGAAAATTTATTTACGCAGAATCGGTTTCTGAAAATTTAAATCTTTCAATAAATGAAGTTAAGGACGAAATTGAGAAAGAAATAAAAAAATATAAAACAAGAAAAATTTCCTTGAGAAGAAAAAATGAAAGGAATCTTAAGGAAAAAATAAAGTTAGCCTCGGCTGCAAAGAAAGAGGGGTTGTAA
- the speD gene encoding adenosylmethionine decarboxylase: MVYKTKRSDLRVQNYEVENFKKNGYAGKHILADFWFGKKIEKKEKLERILLAAAKKAKSNPLGINIYQFEPQGLTGVVLLSESHIAIHTWPEIGYIAIDIFTCGTESMPNKALDFLRKEISPKKEKIKEIKRGEEL, encoded by the coding sequence ATGGTTTACAAAACAAAGAGATCCGATTTAAGGGTCCAAAATTATGAAGTTGAAAACTTCAAAAAAAATGGTTATGCAGGCAAACATATTCTAGCTGATTTTTGGTTTGGAAAAAAAATAGAAAAAAAAGAAAAACTTGAAAGAATTCTTCTTGCAGCGGCAAAAAAAGCGAAAAGCAATCCTTTAGGTATAAATATCTATCAGTTCGAGCCCCAGGGATTAACCGGGGTCGTTTTGCTTTCCGAATCCCATATTGCTATTCATACCTGGCCGGAGATAGGGTATATCGCAATTGATATTTTTACCTGCGGCACAGAGTCAATGCCAAATAAAGCTCTTGATTTTTTAAGGAAAGAAATTTCTCCCAAAAAGGAAAAAATCAAAGAGATAAAAAGAGGAGAGGAATTATGA